TCGCACAGGCAGGTAATCAAATATGACGGTACAAACCTGGAGGAAGTGAGGCACGCGATGACCGAAAGGCTGAGGACAGGGCATGGCGCCGATCAGATACTCGATAAAGCAGGTCAAATACTCCGAAAGGCGGAAAGGTCCAAAGTCAGAACCTAATTGCATCATTCAAGGCGCTTTATTATGTGGTAGCCGAACTGCGTCCTGACTATTCCTGATACTTGACCCTTTTCCAATGAAAATGCTGCATTCTCAAACTCTTTCACCATCATGCCGCGGCCGAAGAATCCAAGGTCTCCACCCGTCTTCCTTGTCCCGTCAAGTGAATACTCGCCGGCCAGCTTTGCGAAGCTTTCGCCCTTTGAGAGCTTTTCCAGTATCTCCTTTGCGGTGGATTCCTTTTCCACCAATATGTGCGCGCACCTTATCTTGTTTGCCATGTTTACACCATTTCAATGATTCATGTTCTTGAACATCTGGTCCTTTTCTTCCCTTGACCCCTGGCTCAGGCCCTGCGCCCTCCCAACTGCTATCTCGTACTGGTCGCTTTCGATGCCTTTCATTGCCGCTTCGGCCACTTCCGAAGGAGGTATGCCCTTGTCGGGGTAGTCGTTTTTCCTTGCGCCTTTCAGGTTAGTATCGGTAGTGGGTGGAATGACCTCGAATACCTTTATGGTTGTGTCCCTTAGCTGGTGCCTCAGGGACATGCTGAACGAGTGTATTGCCGCTTTCGTCGCAGAATAAACCGGGAATATCGCAAGCGGCACGAACCCCAGCCCGGATGATATGTTGATTATCGCTGATTCCTCCCTTTTTGAGAGCAATGGTATGAAAAGGGCGGACATGTATATCTGGGATTTCAGGTTTATTGTTATTTCGTCTTCGCTGTTTTCCAGGTCCTCAAGCCCCTTCTTCAGGTCTATCCTGCGCTGTATTCCCGCATTGTTTACAAGCACGTTAACCTTGAAGTTCGAGCTAGCCCAGTCGTAGAGGGCCCTGCATTCGTCCTCCTTTGACACATCGCACTTTCTTGTGTGTATCGATGGGAGCTTTGCCCTTGCTCCCTCCAGCCTTTCAGTGCTTCTCCCGCATATTATGACCTCGTTCCCGGATTTGACGAAAGATTCCGCGAGAGAGAGACCGATGCCAGAGCTGCCGCCAGTGATCAATACGACGTTGCCTCTTGTCTTCACCAAACCACCATTTGACATTATTATATGCAAGGGCTTCAATAATAATTGTACCTGAAGCTTGCGGTTTTAGCCGAATTTCTCCACCAGATAGTCAAAGTACTGCTCAAATCCCCTTTTGGTCCAATAACCCGTAATTATGCTGCCCCTAACCCTGTCGCTTGACTCCTCGTTCATGCTCTCAAGCTTTTTGTCCATGCGGTCTGCGATTATGCCGGCATGTAGATCTGCGATTATGCTAGCAGACTGCTCGCAATTCTCCAACGACACCAGAGAACCGGATTGGGACCCGATGCCCTTTATGCGCGTTTCGGACAGCATCTCCGGGCTTCTTGTTATGGAATATACGGCCTTTGCCGCTGCGTTCGGATCCATGTTATTGTCAGAGTATGCGTACATCTCGTATGCATTGACGAAATTCTTCAAGGATTTCATTTCATAAGCTGCAAGGAACCTTTCCTGGATCTTGGAGTAGGCCTTTTTGTCTTCGTCGCCGAGGGTGCCTATTCCGTTGCTTAGTTCCCTCACCATCCTTGACGAGCCCATCCTCCCCAGTGCCGCGGTGCTTGATGCAGAAAGCTGGCTTTGAGGATATGCCAAAAACCCTGGAATCTGGGCCTTTTTTATCTCTGTGATGAAGAACTGTCCCTGGTGCCCCAGCAGGCCCTCGCTGCCCACTGCACTTGCGGCGCTGAACATGTCCGGGACAGCTATGTATTTGAGGCCGTCCTTTATCTTTACGAACTTCGGGCCGTAGAGGTTCAAATACACCGTATTCAGATTCTGGTAGGATTCTTCATCGCTCTTTTCCGTAAACCTCACTGTTTTCATATAGTCCTCGGAATCCCTGAATATGGACTTTATGCTATTTGGGGCCATTTCAAACGAGCTCATGACTATGCCCCTGTACATGTTCTCTATGATGCCCAGCTCCTCCCTGTCTTTTGCCTTGTCCTCATAGCTGTTTCCGTTTATTATCATCCATTTTTCAGCAGCCTTGCCGAAATCCTTCCTCTTGAAGTGCCCCTCGATTTCCTTCATGTCCTCTTTTTCAATTCCGTATGACCTGAGCACAGTCTTGTAATCCAATTCATTGCTTGCGACTGCTTGAACCCTAGCGCCCATCATTTCCAGGCGTGCAGAAAGCTCTAGTTTCAGTATTTCGTCAAGCCTGTCGCTGGTTTTAGCTTCATGGACAGACAGGGAAAGCCTTTCAATGCTGTCCGACAGCTTTGATGCCGTATCCGGCTGATAAAGCCCTCTTGATACTGATTTCATCGAAGCATCGTAGTCGGCATACAGATCCGAATAAGCGCTGAAATTGCCTTCCATCTCGCTCGAGAACTTCTTGGACAGAGGGTTGGCGTTGTCGCTATTATTTTCCTTTGAGACCGTAACCAATTTTATCAATTTATATGACATTGGCGTGATATAAATATGCTTCTTCGGATGCGAAATTCCATAAAACAGGCAGGCAAATCCAAGTGGGCCCGCGGAGAATCGAACTTCGGACCTCAATTCGGTTGGTTATTTTCGCTATACTAATCAGTTTTTAAAAATCCTCCACTAAATTTCGTTATTGCTTTCCTATTTTTCAGTAAGTAAAAAATGATTATTACAACAAATGCTAATATTACACCCAAAATAAAACTACTTGTTAATCCCAATTTCTTCACTATTCCTTTTTAGTCAATAAATTAATTAACAGACCAACAATATATATACCCCTATTCCAACAAAAGCAAAAGAGGCAATCTCGCAAAAGTCAGAGATAATAGCTATTTATAAAGGGCATTCCAACACAAAGGTAGTAAAGCGTAAGTTTGTGATGGACATAGGTATATTAACAAGGAAGAAAACGACAAAGTAATATATCATGCAAGGGCTCTAAATGATCGTATACCACCAGATGTAGCTGGTATCAGTATAGAAAATGAAAGGAATAAGTGGTTTCACTTGATAAAATCAAGCAAGTAGATTATTTTTTTGTATAATTAAAAGTAAATTGAGTGCCAGAGCAGTTTATAATACTATTCCCAGTCGTATAAAAT
The genomic region above belongs to Candidatus Micrarchaeota archaeon and contains:
- a CDS encoding peptidylprolyl isomerase, yielding MANKIRCAHILVEKESTAKEILEKLSKGESFAKLAGEYSLDGTRKTGGDLGFFGRGMMVKEFENAAFSLEKGQVSGIVRTQFGYHIIKRLE
- a CDS encoding SDR family NAD(P)-dependent oxidoreductase → MKTRGNVVLITGGSSGIGLSLAESFVKSGNEVIICGRSTERLEGARAKLPSIHTRKCDVSKEDECRALYDWASSNFKVNVLVNNAGIQRRIDLKKGLEDLENSEDEITINLKSQIYMSALFIPLLSKREESAIINISSGLGFVPLAIFPVYSATKAAIHSFSMSLRHQLRDTTIKVFEVIPPTTDTNLKGARKNDYPDKGIPPSEVAEAAMKGIESDQYEIAVGRAQGLSQGSREEKDQMFKNMNH